The nucleotide sequence TTGTGCTGTCTGAACTGTGGTTCTTGTTTCCTAAATCCTAACCATTCATATGCGTGTGTTTGTGTTCTGGGGTAGATGGGAGAAATCCTGGATTCTCGATGGTTTGTCTGTGATGTAATAAGTCCTGGAATTCAACAGTTGCTACTACTGATCTATTTTAGTAATCAGTTAAGTCAGTACCTGCCCTGGCTGCAACACTCCGAAGGTCTCTTGTTTCATATGCTGTCAGCTACTGCGACATTCTTGGAGGACACATTCAAGAGGCAGCAGCACAATACGTTGTGATTGTGAGCATTGTGATCAGCACTATGACTTTTATTCCTGAACTTTTTTTTTCCCAATCGAATTACAATTGCGTCTTTCGTAGAAGGCGAAAAGGAAAACCCCAGATCAGCCGGCTTTGCCGGACGAGTGGGGGCAGCTAGGTGAACGCCGTTGGGGGCATCTTGGTGCCGGCCAGGAAGTTGCTGAAGAGCGTCAGCGCCTGCCGCGGCGCGTGCAGAGGCACCTCGTGCCCGGCGCCGCGGATCGTGACGAACGTGAGGCCCTCGTACACGATCGTCCATCCACCAACCTGATTTTTGATTTTCGGCGGAGTAAGGCGTTAGCTCCATGCTCGAAAACCAGCTGCTGCTTCGTCGGGATAGTTAGTGTTACCTGCAGATGGTCGTACCACGGCGTCCACTCCTGGACGGTCTTGAGCCCGAGCTTGTTGAGGGTGAGCCTCGTCGCCGTCACGGGGATCCTCCCGTCGGTGTCGCCGCTGAAGACCCACACCCTGAGGCCGCCGGCGACGAGCTTGCGGATGATGGGCAGGGTGGAGAAGGCGGCGTCGTTCCAAGTGCCGATCACATCGCTGCGCAAACAGCACGTTTCGGTTTTGGTGCTCCGAAACCTGAAGAATTTTTTTCAGAGTAACGAGACACGACGACGCACCTGCAGTGTGTCCAGTTGTAGCCGATCTTGGTCACGTTGGCGTGCAGCGCCGCCTGGACGTCGGGCCGGTTGAAGTAGACCTCCGCGTACTCCGCCGTGCAGGGGTCGTAGCCCGCCGGCTTCATGATCCATCCTCGCTGCAAAAAATGGAGACGAGATCATCATCATGTTGCTCGCAAAAGAAATACGCCATGTACTATCCCTGAACAGAAATGCACAGTAGGCTTGGATGCCCAAACGCACGCACGTATTTGGAGAAGATCCTCGGGGCGGCGCCGTGGACGGCGACCTTCCGGTGGgaggacgccgacgccgacgagcCCGGGTCGGTGCAGACGGGGGTGTAGAGGCTGTACATGTCGATGAGGCTGTACACGGCGAAGTACTCCTGGAGCGCGGCGTTGCAGGCGTCGGTGACGTTCACCTTGCTGAAGTCGCACTTGGCCTTGACGTCGCCGTACACCCGGTCGGAGATGACGGCGTGGTCCCAGGCGTAGTCGATCATGCCCGTCTGGTCCGTCTCGTCGTCCATGAGCGCGTTCCCGACCATCAGGCCCTTGAAGTTGATGTAGCTCTCCTTGGCCCCCGCCCTGTTGCCGTCGAAGATCTTCTCCGACAGCTGCGGAACGTAGTGCCCCGCATAGCTCTCGCCGGCGATGTAGAAGTTGTGGGACTTGTACTGCGGGAACCTCTTGAACCAGTTGAGCAGGAATTTGTAAGCGTCGTCAGCTGCATTACCAGAAACATGACAGTCAGTGAGTAAGTTCAGATATGGTTGGAGACCGGAATCATCCAAAACCAAGGAATTGTTTGTCTTGGAAGGGATCATTACAGTGGTTGATCGTGATCTACCGTATTACATACCGGTGATCTTGTCACCAAGTTGCAGCAGGTCGGAGCTTGTGTTTGTGTAGGAGAACCCGACGCCCACCGGGGACTCGAGGAACATAAGGTTAGCCTCTGCGTGCAGTtggtttgtttttgtttttagcaAACTGAAACCTTAGGTATCGACATATAGTACTAATAATATATGTACTACAACTGTGTGCTGTCTTAATATATCAGTAGTACATTAATTACGTGCCTGTGTTCCAGGAGTAGTTGTTCCATCTGAGCTCCGGCTTGCCCTTCTGCACCAAGAAGGGCCCCAGCTCCTCCGCTTCCCCGTACCCAATCGACGAGCACCCAGGCCctgcaacgacgacgacgacgacgacgacgatgacactTTTCAgtcccaaaaaaagaaaaagaaaaatcctGGCCAGGAAGCATTATTAGATACTACAAGTATAATCTCTGAATTAAAATGAAAGCAGGTATCCAAATTCGAGCCGAAGAAAACCCAAACACGTCCTGCTATTAGCTCATGATTACGAGAAGAGCAGACGAGTGGGAACGGAGCCCCGCCGCGACAGCCGACAGGGACATGAACACCCCAAGGTTCGCGTTGCGACACGACGCGAGTTGTCGCTCAATCATAGCCTAGGCCGCCCGAGGACCGGTCAGTGGAGACCGGAGAGTGGAAGCAGAGCAGCGCAGCAGCGACGGTCAGAAGGAAGAATCGTTGTCGCAGTTTCAACGAGATGGAAACCTACAGCTacaggcagaggcagaggcagaggctaCAGCGGTTATGGACCAACGCGCTAGCTTCTGCCGCTCCATCCCGTCCGTGACTTGTCACGGGATCGATCGGCTGATGAACGGCGACTGCAGTGATGAGTACGGCTGCGCAGTAGTGGAGTGCACACTGCACAGTGCCATGCTGTGGTGGGCCGGAGGCTAGCACGCGGTCAATGCATGCAAGCCGGCCGTTTTGCCACCACCGGCGCGGCGCGGCCACTCGCTACTACGCTCCTTGCACTGGGAGGTGGGACGAGCGCTGCGCAGCTACTAGCGCACCACCTACCATTTGTTCACATCTTTTCTTCTCCGGCCTGCGGGCCTGGTCCCCGGCCCGTCGTCGTCTGGCCGGATGGATCGCTAGCTAGCTGGTGGCGCACGTACTGACGACGTACGTACATACGTTTCGTGCCATGCCAACCTGCTCCCTCTTGCCGTTTTGCGCGCATGCGACCTGCACGGCCATGATGGTGTGGGTTCATGCCCATGGGCCGGTATACGTACGTACATCGTGCAGTACTGTCCGACTGTCCGTGGTTGCATACAAACGCAAAGGGACGAGCAACTTTCTAGGTTGGTATATCCTTCCCCAGCAGAGTGCAAAGATGATGGATTTATGCATGGATGGATGCTTTGCTTCTGCACATAGCACGCTCTTTAAACATTAATTCTTGGCAGGAATCGCTTGTGCGGTTGTGTCATTCTCTGATAGATCGAGTTTGCCTTTATGCTTCTGCAAATAGCTCGATCTTTTTCTCCGTCCAGAAAACTGGAAAGAAAATTGTCGTCGAATGCCCTAAACTAATAGCTACAGTACTTCGTATATTCCCTGGAGCTTCGTAGGATAATCAACAGCTAAGTCATGCATGTGGGACAGCGTTTTTCTATAGTGCGGATGCCCGGATTTGGTCTATATATATCATCAGTTCATCACAAAACTGGAAATAAAATCGTCACATGTGTCCTAACCGCCTACCTGCAGGAACTGATTGGACTGGGGAGGTACGAGCAGTGTTGTTCTGTCATAACTACCTTATGTACTAGCACTGCACCTGATTGGATGGCTCCACAAAAGCCGAAACGACAATGGCCAGTCTGACCGATCGGTAGCAGGTAACTCGCAACGGTTAGACCTAGATATTATCTTTTAAGCCAACCTCTTTAATAGTACTATCTTTTATCACATAGTTTTTAGTATAGATGAACCCATTGCACTCTCACGTGACCTTAAAAATGTATACAAAAGCTTAGTTCTTGATTAATGGCGTCCCAGCAGAGGACAAATCGCCAGCTCTGGCCAAACCCTATTGGCTGCACAGGAGGAGAAGAGCGAGCTAGCGCTTACCTCCTAGCTGGTCTCGCACGGATTTCGAGAAAGAACTCTCTCTCACCTATGCTAATTCCCGTACCTGCTCTCACCACTATTCTGTTGTTTATTACTTCCAGCTCTCAACTGCGCTAGCAATTCGGTGACCCCCGTTTGGGatgtttttttctctcttctaaTGAGAAAAATACTTAGAACTAGCTTAAAAGTCAATCGTTGGAGCTGCCCTTATGACTTCATGGTCTGAATGTCTTAATTATACTGCTCCCTACATTCACAAAAGAATACAACTATATGTTGCATGTAGGTCATGCAAACTAGTTTAATTTTGATCGAGTTTATACTGAGTAATATTAATATCTAAATTTATTAGGACAATATATTTCATAGtcaatttaatgatacttattttgtatcataaatgttagtatatttttataataaggtAAAACTTCAATTCATTTGATTTCTCGAAAAACGAGAATcgtattcttttgtggacggagagAGTACTTCACTTACACGAGAGGCACGGAGTATTAACTTAGAACAAACTGTCTCAACATCCTTATTTTtgaaccatgatttgaaatcagGGTCTTATCAGTTAGTAGCTAGAGACTACAGGATATATCTAGCAGGAGGACATTTCCAACTTGCAAGTAATATAACATATATAGCTCAATCATCCTCCCTAGCTAGACGGTTCACGTTTCCAACTAACTTACTAACATATTACCCCAGGGGTCCGACGAACAGCTCAGCCGGTGCAACCAAAACACTGCTAGACCTCTCTGACTGTCTGACACGCTTTGCTTGGGATGTTGGCAACGCCTCTGCAGAGATCCCCACGAGGACGGGCTACGTGAATTAGGCCACAAGGTTTCCTCACTCATAGCTCAGAAGAAACATACAGCGACACCCTTCGTTCCGGGAGCGTGTGTTGACTACTGACTTGCAGCGTGCTAGCTGATCATGCCATATATTGCCATGCAAGCAAAGCCAGCAATCCAGCATGCTCGCCCTTGCAGTCAGAGTCAGCAAATGGAGCTTCagcatcactgtgggtagcagcTACAGCCGTAGTGCGTAGCGCCTATATCCTTCTCCTTCTCGATGGGTGCACTCTGCGTCGAGTGGGTACCATCAGTACCACTAGTAATGGACCAGAAATACAGAATGTGTTGCATATATGTATGCATCTACCAATCATATGCTCTTCCATCGATCTCTTCTGACCAGCGACTCCGGCTGATGACGCACTGATCGAGCACGCGCAAGAGGGACATTGGTGAGGCTGACAGCTGGGTCCTATGTCGTTTTCTGCTTGACCATACCACATACATAGCGTTGGTCAATTTCGGATTGGGAAGGAGATGGGCATCGCAGTCGCAGTGGAAATTTTATCCCCTTCCGTTCTAATATTCCTTTTTTATATAGAGAGATGCATGATGCTTAATTAATGTAATTAGATTAGGAGGCTTCAACTATCAACTTGATAGAATGTCTAGAGTGCAGAAGTATCATCGTAGGAACTTTGCGTAAATTTCATATGAAGAACTTTGACTCCTGCATATGTATTTTTCctctcttttaaaaaaaaaaatcccacaTTCCGAGAACTGAAATCAGCTACGTTTTTTTTTCGAATAAAATGTGCTATGTTTAAGGTTAACAGAATGGTGTGCAAGTGCAATAGGGTAGTACAAAACGGTGTGCAACTAAATGGCAAATAGAGAAGTCCTGTGGGAAACAGTGACTAGCAACTCAGAAGGCGTTTaggttagactgtctccaacagcccCAACCTAAATGCGAGACGCATTTGATAGATTGGGTCGCGCACAGCAGAATGGCTAGGCACCCAAACTTCCCTTTTCCAACGGAGGATGCAAAAGAGAAACCAGAACATCGCCCACCAAGCCGCCGCCGAGCGCCGCGGACCCGCCTTGCCCCACCTCGCCCCGCCAGTGACTCCCCGCCGCGGTCCTTGCCCCGCCACGGACCCGCCTCGTCGTTGGTCCCAGCGTCCAGCGCCGACGCGAGCCTGTGGACGCCCTCATCGAAGGTGCCCAACTCACCGGCGGCCCGCTCGTTCGCTCCGCCGCTGTCGCGACGTCCAGCCGCCAGATCCCCGCAGGGGGGGTGGCGCGCGGGTGCCAGAGGGCTCGGCCGGGGACTCCGCGAGGCTAGAGACAGAGGAAGGGAGTGGTTCCGCGGTGGTAGATCTGCCGGTCCTGTCGCCGGAGATGGACTCCTCCGTCGAGAAGGTGAGCTCCGATCTACGGTCTCCTCGCTCGATATGTGTCCTGGATGCGGGGTTGGTGCGGGTGTTTATTAATCGTACTGTCTGTTTCATTCTTCCGCCGACGCAGCAGGGGAACGGGGCGCTGGATCCGGACGAGGGCCCGCCGGCCTCCGGCGAGGCCAAGGCCTGCACCGAGTGCCACACCTCCGAGCTCGAGCACTTTCCTCTTCTTTTCCCTCCCGCGAAACGGTTGTGCTGGCGCGGCAGAGAATTGGGTCGAGGAGAGAGACAAAGGTATATTTGGATTCCCACTCGACTCCGACGCAAATTGGGTTTTTGGTTTGGGTACTCCGTTGGACCGTCGTTTTTTCACCTAAAGCAACATAGACGACATAGATTTGAGTTTGAGTGCCCTGATGGCTAGGCTGTCGGAGACAGTCTTACACCATCAACTTCCAACAGGAAACGTCCAATTAATGGTGAGCGTGATTATTTGATGTGATAGCATAGCTAGCTCCTCTCTTCCCCTCCTGTCGGTTGGGACTAATATTGTACTGCGACTAGTGACTAGTCTACTCCAGCTGAGTAGTATCTTACCGAAACATGCATCATCACCTAGCTAACTGCTACTGTAGCTAAGCTCCCAGTACCAAGGCTATCAGCACGcccgcttatgctgaaatttagcttatactggtgtttatgctgaaatgttgtgagagaaaaataatattccatGGTTGAAAAGTAGTGCTGAATAAACTCAACGTCCTGCATCGCTCCCTCTCACCTCTCAGCTCTCAGCGACGTATCTAACCACTCCGCTTCTTAGTCAATATCTCGACTTCGAAGGTAGAGTGAACGTCTCAACTAATTGTCTCTTATCAGAGCCATCGTCACCTTATCTGTATCTCTCGATCGATTCCTAACCGCTTTCTCTGCAGAATTCGTCAGGGCATCAGGcacatacatgcatgttgcagaCATGAGCCATGGCCGCCAAGCACAAGAAACATGCAGCAGTAGAAGCTTCTATCCAAGACAATCATGGAGCTAGAAGCGCAGCAACGACAAGCAGCGCGAGGGAATTAATGGCGAG is from Miscanthus floridulus cultivar M001 chromosome 7, ASM1932011v1, whole genome shotgun sequence and encodes:
- the LOC136467303 gene encoding serine carboxypeptidase-like 34: MGPAFSLLAIALSLCSVVVAAAAAAQQVDAVAAAQQAADRVAGLPGQPPVGFAQYAGYVTVNGTHGRALFYWFFEATASPDKKPLVLWLNGGPGCSSIGYGEAEELGPFLVQKGKPELRWNNYSWNTEANLMFLESPVGVGFSYTNTSSDLLQLGDKITADDAYKFLLNWFKRFPQYKSHNFYIAGESYAGHYVPQLSEKIFDGNRAGAKESYINFKGLMVGNALMDDETDQTGMIDYAWDHAVISDRVYGDVKAKCDFSKVNVTDACNAALQEYFAVYSLIDMYSLYTPVCTDPGSSASASSHRKVAVHGAAPRIFSKYRGWIMKPAGYDPCTAEYAEVYFNRPDVQAALHANVTKIGYNWTHCSDVIGTWNDAAFSTLPIIRKLVAGGLRVWVFSGDTDGRIPVTATRLTLNKLGLKTVQEWTPWYDHLQVGGWTIVYEGLTFVTIRGAGHEVPLHAPRQALTLFSNFLAGTKMPPTAFT